The Achromobacter pestifer genome includes a region encoding these proteins:
- a CDS encoding aspartate aminotransferase family protein has product MSQDLPASPPASGDLLARRRRALGAAYRLFYDEPVHPVRGEDVWLEDAQGKRYLDAYNNVPVVGHAHPAVVEALARQAAVLNTHTRYLHEGVVEYAERLLALFPAGLDNAMFTCTGSEANDLALRVAIEATGRTGFIVTRNAYHGVTRSLADMSPSLRPVASHVRTVPPPDSYRGDPALAASRFAEAVQAAADELAQAGTPAAALMVDTVFASDGIHTESNQALALAAAAIRQRGGLFIADEVQGGLARTGRTWWAFQRDGVLPDMVSLGKPMGNGHPIGALVLRSDLVEEFGRKCRYFNTFGGNTVSAAVGLAVLDALQAMDAPNRVAEVGAYLEAGLRRLAAAHPIIGDVRGRGLYWGVELVNARRPAEPAPAVAAALVNGLRHAGVLIGASGPQANVLKIRPPLTFQKAHADLLLQALEQQCAAARP; this is encoded by the coding sequence ATGTCCCAGGATCTTCCCGCTTCCCCCCCTGCATCCGGCGACCTGCTGGCGCGCCGCCGCCGCGCGCTGGGCGCGGCCTACCGGCTGTTCTACGACGAGCCCGTGCATCCCGTGCGCGGCGAGGACGTCTGGCTGGAAGACGCGCAGGGCAAGCGCTATCTGGACGCCTACAACAACGTGCCCGTGGTCGGCCATGCCCATCCCGCAGTGGTGGAGGCGCTGGCCCGCCAGGCGGCGGTGTTGAACACCCACACCCGCTATCTGCACGAAGGCGTGGTCGAATACGCGGAGCGGCTGCTGGCGCTGTTCCCGGCCGGCCTGGACAACGCCATGTTCACCTGCACCGGCAGCGAGGCCAACGACCTGGCGCTGCGCGTGGCGATCGAGGCTACCGGCCGCACGGGCTTCATCGTCACCCGCAATGCCTATCACGGCGTGACGCGGTCGCTGGCGGACATGTCGCCTTCGCTGCGCCCCGTGGCCAGCCATGTGCGCACGGTGCCGCCGCCCGACAGCTACCGGGGCGATCCGGCCCTGGCCGCCTCGCGTTTCGCCGAGGCGGTGCAAGCCGCCGCCGACGAACTGGCCCAGGCCGGCACCCCCGCGGCCGCGCTGATGGTCGACACCGTCTTCGCCAGCGACGGCATCCACACCGAGTCGAACCAGGCGCTGGCGCTGGCCGCGGCCGCCATCCGGCAACGCGGCGGGCTGTTCATCGCCGATGAAGTCCAGGGCGGCCTGGCCCGCACCGGCCGGACTTGGTGGGCCTTCCAGCGCGACGGCGTGCTGCCTGACATGGTGTCGCTGGGCAAGCCCATGGGCAACGGCCATCCAATCGGCGCACTGGTGCTGCGCTCGGACCTGGTCGAGGAATTCGGCCGCAAGTGCCGTTACTTCAATACCTTCGGCGGCAACACGGTGTCGGCCGCGGTCGGGCTGGCGGTGCTGGACGCGCTGCAAGCCATGGACGCGCCCAACCGAGTGGCCGAGGTCGGCGCCTACCTGGAGGCCGGCCTGCGCCGCCTGGCCGCGGCCCATCCCATCATCGGCGACGTGCGCGGCCGCGGCCTGTACTGGGGCGTGGAACTGGTGAACGCGCGCCGCCCCGCCGAGCCCGCGCCCGCCGTCGCGGCGGCCCTGGTCAACGGGCTGCGCCATGCCGGCGTGCTGATAGGCGCCAGCGGTCCGCAGGCCAACGTACTGAAGATCCGCCCGCCCCTCACTTTCCAGAAGGCCCACGCGGACCTGCTGTTGCAGGCCCTGGAACAGCAATGCGCCGCCGCGCGGCCCTGA
- a CDS encoding ABC transporter substrate-binding protein produces the protein MKSMLGQLALGAALLASAASGAHAQTRGGTLNVILNPEPPTLIYGLNQQTPTQIAAGKIYEGLLTYDFDLTAKPSLAKSWEISPDGLVYTFHLQQGVTWHDGKPFTAEDVRFSLQDYLPQTHPRARGNLSHVASIETPDANTVKITLKQPYAPFLNAFEVSSAPIMPAHLYKGTDFRNNPANQTPIGTGPFKFKEWKRGQYVQLVRNEAYWQAGLPYLDNVYFQVIPDSASRLLALENGSVQVASFGDIDFAFLPQIKANPALEVTTKGYEFAGPLSWIELNHRVKPLDDKRFRQAIQYAIDRDFIAKRIFFGAARPATGPISSVTSFYDPNIPQYKYDPKKAIALLDEMGLKPDANGKRVSLRLLGLPYGDTWNKVSESVKNSLGKVGIDVVLESTDAGNWARRYANWDFDMTVTYLYQYSDPALGVDRSYRSDNIRQGVYGTNISGYNNPALDQVFTSASLETDKQKRQQLYTQAATTLAEDAPSAWLVELSFPTITSKSVKNVTTSAIGVAETFATTYIQK, from the coding sequence ATGAAATCGATGCTCGGCCAACTCGCCCTGGGCGCCGCGCTCCTGGCCTCGGCAGCGTCCGGCGCCCATGCGCAGACGCGCGGCGGCACCTTGAACGTGATTCTGAATCCCGAACCGCCCACGCTGATCTACGGCCTGAACCAGCAGACGCCCACGCAGATCGCGGCGGGCAAGATCTACGAAGGCCTGCTGACCTATGACTTCGACCTGACCGCCAAGCCGTCGCTGGCAAAATCGTGGGAAATCTCGCCCGATGGCCTGGTCTACACCTTCCATCTGCAGCAGGGCGTGACCTGGCATGACGGCAAACCCTTCACCGCCGAAGACGTGCGCTTCTCGCTGCAGGACTACCTGCCGCAGACCCACCCGCGCGCACGCGGCAACCTGTCGCACGTGGCCAGCATCGAGACGCCCGACGCCAATACGGTAAAGATCACGCTCAAGCAGCCTTACGCGCCCTTCCTCAACGCCTTCGAAGTGTCGAGCGCGCCCATCATGCCCGCCCATCTGTACAAGGGTACGGACTTCCGCAACAACCCCGCCAACCAGACGCCGATCGGCACGGGCCCCTTCAAGTTCAAGGAATGGAAGCGCGGCCAGTACGTGCAGCTGGTGCGCAACGAGGCCTACTGGCAGGCCGGCCTGCCCTATCTGGACAACGTCTACTTCCAGGTCATCCCCGACTCCGCATCGCGCCTGCTGGCGCTGGAGAACGGCTCGGTGCAGGTCGCCAGCTTCGGCGACATCGACTTCGCCTTCCTGCCGCAGATCAAGGCCAACCCCGCGCTGGAAGTCACCACCAAGGGCTATGAGTTCGCCGGCCCGCTGTCGTGGATCGAATTGAACCACCGCGTCAAGCCGCTGGACGACAAGCGCTTCCGCCAGGCGATCCAATACGCCATCGACCGCGACTTCATCGCCAAGCGCATCTTCTTCGGCGCCGCGCGGCCCGCCACCGGCCCGATCTCGTCGGTGACGAGCTTCTACGACCCCAACATTCCGCAATACAAGTACGACCCGAAGAAGGCCATCGCCCTACTCGACGAAATGGGCCTCAAGCCCGACGCCAACGGCAAGCGCGTATCGCTGCGCCTGCTCGGCCTGCCCTACGGCGACACCTGGAACAAGGTGTCCGAGTCCGTGAAGAACTCGCTGGGCAAAGTCGGCATCGACGTGGTGTTGGAAAGCACGGACGCCGGCAACTGGGCGCGCCGCTATGCCAACTGGGACTTCGACATGACGGTCACCTACCTGTACCAATACTCGGACCCCGCGCTGGGCGTGGACCGCAGCTACCGCTCGGACAATATCCGCCAGGGCGTCTACGGCACCAACATCTCCGGCTACAACAACCCCGCGTTGGACCAGGTATTCACCAGCGCCTCGCTGGAAACCGACAAGCAGAAGCGCCAGCAGCTGTACACGCAGGCGGCCACCACGCTGGCCGAAGACGCGCCCTCGGCCTGGCTGGTGGAGCTGTCGTTCCCGACCATCACCAGCAAGTCCGTCAAGAACGTGACGACTTCGGCCATCGGCGTGGCGGAGACCTTCGCCACGACCTATATCCAGAAGTAA
- a CDS encoding ABC transporter permease, whose amino-acid sequence MKPLLAVASVLIKSITVLLAVAVINFMLVRMAPGDPVSVLAGEAGASDQQYIDQLRKEFNLDKPLPVQLAGYLGSMATLNLGFSYRQQQPVWDLIADRLPATLVLAIPAFLLSLLGGVLLGVLASKYRGTWKDSAITAGSLAFYATPIFWVGLMLVLLFSVQLGWFPPFGLEAMGSGKSGLARALDIAHHAVLPVLTLAAFNLALYARMTRASMNEVQTADFVKTAWAKGLSPARVVWVHQLRNAVLPVITLAGIQAGQLIGGSVLVETVFAWPGIGRLAFDALMQRDYQVLLGVFFCTSLMVVAFNLITDLMYLLIDPRMRSAA is encoded by the coding sequence ATGAAGCCCCTGCTGGCGGTCGCGTCCGTCCTGATCAAGTCCATCACGGTGCTGCTGGCCGTGGCGGTCATCAACTTCATGCTGGTGCGGATGGCGCCGGGCGATCCCGTCAGCGTCCTCGCCGGCGAGGCGGGCGCCTCCGACCAGCAGTACATCGACCAGCTGCGCAAGGAGTTCAACCTGGACAAGCCGCTGCCCGTGCAACTGGCCGGCTACCTGGGCTCCATGGCGACCCTGAACCTGGGCTTCAGCTACCGCCAGCAACAACCGGTGTGGGACCTGATCGCGGACCGTCTACCCGCCACGCTGGTGCTGGCCATACCCGCTTTCCTGCTGTCGCTTCTAGGCGGGGTCCTGCTGGGCGTGCTGGCCAGCAAGTACCGCGGCACCTGGAAGGATTCCGCCATCACCGCCGGGTCCCTGGCCTTCTACGCCACGCCCATTTTCTGGGTGGGGCTGATGCTGGTGCTGCTGTTCTCGGTGCAACTGGGCTGGTTTCCGCCCTTCGGGCTGGAGGCCATGGGCTCCGGCAAGAGCGGCCTGGCGCGCGCGCTGGACATCGCCCACCACGCCGTGCTGCCGGTGCTGACGCTGGCGGCGTTCAACCTGGCGCTGTATGCCCGCATGACGCGGGCCTCGATGAACGAGGTGCAGACCGCCGACTTCGTCAAGACCGCCTGGGCCAAGGGCCTGTCGCCCGCCCGCGTGGTCTGGGTGCACCAGCTGCGCAACGCGGTGCTCCCGGTCATCACCCTGGCGGGCATCCAGGCGGGGCAGCTGATCGGCGGCTCGGTGCTGGTGGAGACAGTGTTCGCCTGGCCCGGCATCGGCCGCCTGGCTTTTGATGCGCTGATGCAGCGCGACTACCAGGTGCTGCTGGGCGTGTTCTTCTGCACCTCGCTGATGGTGGTGGCGTTCAACCTCATCACCGACCTGATGTACCTGCTGATCGATCCCCGTATGCGGAGTGCTGCATGA
- a CDS encoding ABC transporter permease yields MKGLSKRYAKNIGAVAGLLVLCLIVLMALGANGLYPENPWDPSVAPFLKPLQEAGVWLGSDSLGRDIASGIVHGARASLLVGCVATAVALVIGLAVGIPAGFLGGRSDEILMRLTEIFQTIPSFFFAIVLVAIFQPSFASVIAAVGLVSWPPVARLVRAEFMRVKSSEFVEAARVQGLSNLRIVIAEILPNCLSPLIVMASLMVANAILLESAISFLGLGDPNLMSWGYMVGASRSLLRLAWWMCLFPGLAIFLTVLAINLVGEGLNDALNPRLHRKGQ; encoded by the coding sequence ATGAAAGGCCTGTCCAAACGCTATGCCAAGAACATCGGCGCCGTCGCGGGCCTGCTGGTGCTGTGCCTGATCGTGCTGATGGCGCTGGGCGCCAACGGCCTCTATCCGGAAAATCCCTGGGACCCGTCGGTCGCGCCCTTTCTCAAGCCGCTGCAGGAGGCCGGCGTGTGGCTGGGCTCGGACTCGCTGGGACGCGACATCGCCTCCGGCATCGTGCACGGCGCGCGCGCCTCGCTGCTGGTGGGCTGCGTGGCCACCGCCGTGGCGCTGGTGATCGGACTGGCGGTGGGCATCCCCGCCGGTTTCCTGGGCGGGCGCAGCGACGAGATCCTGATGCGCCTGACCGAGATCTTCCAGACCATCCCCAGCTTCTTCTTCGCCATCGTGCTGGTGGCCATCTTCCAGCCCTCCTTCGCCTCGGTGATTGCCGCGGTGGGGCTGGTGAGCTGGCCGCCGGTGGCGCGGCTGGTGCGGGCGGAATTCATGCGCGTGAAGTCCAGCGAATTCGTCGAGGCCGCGCGGGTGCAGGGCCTGTCCAATCTGCGCATCGTCATCGCCGAAATCCTGCCCAACTGCCTGTCGCCGCTGATCGTGATGGCCTCGCTGATGGTGGCCAACGCCATCCTGCTGGAAAGCGCCATCAGCTTCCTGGGCCTGGGCGATCCCAACCTGATGAGCTGGGGCTACATGGTGGGCGCGTCGCGCTCGCTGCTGCGCCTGGCATGGTGGATGTGCCTGTTCCCCGGGCTTGCCATCTTCCTGACCGTGCTGGCGATCAACCTGGTGGGCGAAGGCCTGAACGACGCGCTTAACCCGCGTCTGCACCGCAAGGGACAATAA
- a CDS encoding dipeptide ABC transporter ATP-binding protein — translation MNGLLQIEDLSIKLPAGADRPYAVEGVSLDIAPGEIVCVVGESGSGKSTLAHAVLSLLPRGVNVSGGAIRLDGQALTGLSLSALRKIRGKRIAMVFQEPLSALNPLIRCGDQIVEMLREHGATDTTQNAERLAALLVSVGLDDHRRIADSYPFQLSGGQRQRVMIAMALALEPEILIADEPTTALDVTTQAQILEVLLDIQKRKHLGVLFITHDFGVVSEIADRIVVMKDGRVVETGAAAQVLNHPQADYTRRLLAAVPSSVPPPPTPVAAQALLSVSGLRKTYVRKSGLFKPARQFPAVRDVSFEIARGETVGLVGESGSGKSTIGRIIAGLIAADGGAVRLKDADLTARGAFRDTAVRRSVQMVFQDPYGSLNPRHRVATILTSGLVAQGVPREQALRRARELMELVRLDASALERYPHEFSGGQRQRLGLARAIAAQPELIIADEPVSALDVSVQDQVLTLLKELKDKLHLSMLFITHDLRVAAQLCDRIVVLQQGAIVEQGPAAQVLQAPTHPYTRQLIDAVPGRQWK, via the coding sequence GTGAACGGCTTGCTCCAGATCGAAGACCTGTCCATCAAGCTGCCCGCCGGCGCCGACCGGCCCTACGCGGTCGAAGGCGTCAGCCTGGACATCGCGCCAGGCGAAATCGTCTGCGTGGTGGGCGAATCCGGCTCCGGCAAATCCACGCTGGCCCATGCCGTGCTGAGCCTGCTGCCGCGCGGCGTGAACGTCAGCGGCGGCGCGATACGGCTGGATGGCCAGGCGCTGACCGGCCTGAGCCTGAGCGCGCTGCGCAAGATCCGCGGCAAGCGCATCGCCATGGTGTTCCAGGAGCCGCTCAGCGCACTCAACCCGCTGATCCGCTGCGGCGACCAGATCGTCGAAATGCTGCGCGAGCACGGCGCAACCGACACCACGCAAAACGCCGAACGCCTGGCCGCGCTGCTGGTGTCGGTGGGGCTGGACGACCATCGCCGCATCGCGGATTCCTATCCCTTCCAGCTGTCCGGCGGCCAGCGCCAGCGCGTCATGATCGCCATGGCGCTGGCGCTGGAACCCGAGATCCTCATCGCCGACGAGCCGACCACGGCGCTGGACGTGACCACCCAGGCCCAGATCCTGGAAGTGCTGCTGGACATCCAGAAGCGCAAGCACCTGGGCGTGCTGTTCATCACCCATGACTTCGGCGTCGTCTCGGAAATCGCCGACCGTATCGTGGTCATGAAGGACGGCCGCGTGGTCGAGACCGGCGCGGCCGCGCAGGTACTCAACCATCCCCAGGCCGACTACACCCGCCGCCTGCTGGCCGCGGTGCCGTCGTCCGTGCCTCCGCCCCCGACCCCGGTCGCGGCCCAGGCGCTGCTGTCGGTGAGCGGGCTGCGCAAGACGTACGTGCGCAAGAGCGGCCTGTTCAAGCCGGCACGCCAGTTTCCCGCGGTGCGCGACGTCAGCTTCGAGATCGCGCGCGGCGAAACCGTGGGCCTGGTCGGCGAATCGGGCTCGGGCAAGTCGACCATCGGCCGCATCATCGCCGGCCTCATCGCCGCCGACGGCGGCGCGGTGCGCCTGAAGGACGCCGACCTGACCGCGCGAGGCGCCTTCCGCGACACGGCGGTGCGCCGTTCGGTGCAGATGGTGTTCCAAGATCCCTACGGCTCGCTCAATCCCCGGCACCGCGTAGCGACCATCCTGACCAGCGGACTGGTCGCGCAGGGCGTGCCGAGGGAGCAGGCCTTGCGCCGCGCGCGCGAACTGATGGAACTGGTGCGGCTGGACGCCTCGGCGCTGGAGCGCTATCCGCACGAATTCTCGGGCGGACAGCGCCAGCGCCTGGGCCTGGCCCGCGCCATTGCGGCCCAGCCCGAGCTCATCATCGCCGATGAACCCGTATCGGCGCTGGACGTGTCGGTGCAGGACCAAGTGCTGACGCTGCTGAAGGAGTTGAAGGACAAGCTGCATCTGTCGATGCTGTTCATCACCCACGACCTGCGCGTGGCGGCCCAGCTGTGCGACCGCATCGTCGTGCTGCAGCAAGGCGCCATCGTCGAGCAAGGCCCCGCCGCCCAGGTGCTGCAGGCGCCGACGCACCCCTACACCCGGCAGCTCATCGACGCGGTACCGGGCCGCCAATGGAAATAG
- a CDS encoding histone deacetylase family protein, whose product MKALLSPLHDADWTGNALVRGILKPHHDARGRGREIEAALRDAGLDCQTVGPLAQGVPELTQIHTPGYLAYLQSAWTEWRKAPDASFEVRPNIWPNRHYPDMRASTPVAMAGRYLADGATPIVEDTWRNVYASAETAVAAAQAVLDGSSSVYALVRPSGHHAMSDMGMGGCLLANTALAAQRLAGQWGRVAILDIDVHHGNGTQQIFYGRDDVLTISIHGDPASIYPFSSGYGEETGKDAGEGYNLNLPLAAGTEIAGYLKAFEPALERIEQFKPRALVVATGYDTFRGDAFGNLSLDTPDYALLGRRIAQLGLPTLFVQEGGYAIDALRANTRSMLEGYLGHARR is encoded by the coding sequence ATGAAGGCCCTGCTTTCCCCCCTGCACGACGCCGACTGGACCGGCAACGCCCTGGTCCGCGGCATCCTCAAACCGCACCACGACGCGCGCGGCCGCGGCCGCGAGATCGAGGCGGCGCTGCGCGACGCCGGGCTGGACTGCCAGACCGTCGGGCCGCTGGCCCAAGGCGTGCCCGAGCTGACCCAGATCCATACGCCCGGCTACCTGGCCTACCTGCAAAGCGCCTGGACCGAATGGCGCAAGGCGCCCGATGCCTCGTTCGAGGTGCGCCCCAACATCTGGCCCAACCGCCATTACCCCGATATGCGCGCATCCACTCCCGTGGCCATGGCGGGCCGCTACCTGGCCGACGGCGCCACCCCCATCGTCGAGGACACCTGGCGCAACGTCTACGCCAGCGCTGAAACCGCGGTCGCCGCGGCGCAAGCGGTACTGGACGGCTCGTCCAGCGTGTACGCGCTGGTGCGGCCCAGCGGCCACCACGCCATGAGCGACATGGGCATGGGAGGCTGCCTGCTGGCCAACACCGCGCTGGCCGCGCAACGGCTGGCCGGGCAATGGGGCCGGGTCGCGATCCTGGACATCGACGTGCATCATGGCAACGGCACGCAGCAGATCTTCTATGGCCGCGACGACGTGCTGACCATCTCGATCCACGGCGACCCCGCCAGCATCTATCCCTTCTCCAGCGGCTATGGCGAGGAAACCGGCAAGGACGCGGGCGAGGGCTACAACCTGAACCTGCCGCTGGCCGCGGGCACCGAAATCGCCGGCTACCTCAAGGCCTTCGAGCCGGCGCTGGAACGCATCGAACAGTTCAAGCCGCGCGCGCTGGTAGTGGCCACCGGCTACGACACTTTCCGCGGGGATGCCTTCGGCAATCTCAGCCTGGATACGCCCGACTATGCCCTGCTGGGCAGGCGCATCGCGCAGTTGGGCCTGCCTACCCTGTTCGTGCAGGAAGGCGGCTACGCCATCGACGCCCTGCGCGCCAACACCCGCTCGATGCTGGAAGGCTACCTCGGCCATGCCCGCCGTTAA
- a CDS encoding SDR family NAD(P)-dependent oxidoreductase, which produces MQPSTLPRVALISGASRGIGLAIARELLANGWSISAGTRSATDAFDGFPPAQVHRARFDAEDAASEDAWIESAMTRYGRIDALIHNAGILSKSSVVEATDDEFDRLFAVNVKSPMRLTRKAWPHLIASGAGKVLVMASLAGKRVRAPEGTLYAMSKFAALALAHGIRHCGDPHQIRCTAICPGFVATDMADGVPAEIKTRLTQPEDIARMARLVLELPPSASVAEIPISWQVESEY; this is translated from the coding sequence ATGCAACCGTCAACCCTTCCCCGCGTCGCGCTGATCAGCGGCGCCAGCCGCGGCATAGGCCTGGCCATCGCCCGCGAACTGCTGGCCAACGGCTGGAGCATCAGCGCCGGCACCCGCAGCGCCACTGACGCCTTCGACGGCTTTCCGCCCGCGCAGGTGCACCGCGCCCGCTTCGACGCCGAGGACGCGGCCAGCGAGGACGCCTGGATCGAATCCGCCATGACGCGCTACGGCCGCATCGACGCGCTGATCCACAACGCCGGCATTCTCAGCAAGAGTTCGGTCGTCGAGGCCACGGACGACGAGTTCGACCGGCTGTTCGCCGTCAACGTCAAATCGCCCATGCGCCTGACGCGCAAGGCCTGGCCGCACCTGATCGCGTCAGGCGCCGGCAAGGTGCTGGTCATGGCCTCGCTGGCCGGCAAGCGCGTGCGGGCGCCGGAAGGCACGCTTTACGCCATGAGCAAGTTCGCCGCGCTGGCGCTGGCCCACGGCATCCGCCACTGCGGCGATCCCCACCAGATACGCTGCACCGCCATCTGCCCAGGCTTCGTGGCCACCGACATGGCCGACGGCGTGCCCGCGGAAATCAAGACCCGCCTGACCCAGCCCGAGGACATCGCCCGCATGGCCCGGCTGGTGCTGGAACTGCCGCCCAGCGCCAGCGTGGCCGAGATTCCCATCAGTTGGCAGGTGGAATCGGAGTACTAG
- a CDS encoding LysR family transcriptional regulator produces the protein MIMNLSLRDIEYFLAVVEHGNLDRAAAACGVSQPALSKSLQRLEADTGLALLDRGGRGLRLTSAGLAFREHAQRLWAEYRDAVRNAMELRLGEAGLLRIGATGATVDSVVMPALRRLLPRRPALRVQLTQGQSDDLNEQVAGGKLDLAVTPIYADVPGSLHQESIREDGLCVAASRKHPLASRRKLALRDLAGQRWILPMQGSVARQALEARYAEAGLALPSAALEVQHFSGGALALLAGSDLLALMPQSALDGNIVELPVTLGRPLRRSMALVTRHGATWSPLMQEFRAAVLEAVG, from the coding sequence ATGATTATGAATCTGTCGCTGCGTGACATCGAGTACTTCCTGGCCGTGGTGGAGCACGGCAACCTGGACCGCGCGGCCGCCGCCTGCGGTGTCAGCCAGCCGGCGCTGTCGAAGTCATTGCAACGGCTGGAAGCCGACACCGGGCTGGCCTTGCTTGATCGTGGCGGGCGCGGGTTGCGCCTGACTTCGGCGGGCCTGGCGTTCCGTGAGCATGCGCAGCGGCTGTGGGCGGAATACCGCGACGCCGTGCGCAACGCGATGGAGCTGCGCCTGGGCGAGGCCGGGCTGCTGCGCATCGGCGCCACTGGCGCCACGGTCGACAGCGTGGTGATGCCGGCGCTGCGCCGCTTGCTGCCGCGCCGGCCCGCGCTGCGGGTGCAACTGACGCAAGGCCAGTCGGACGATCTCAACGAGCAGGTCGCGGGCGGCAAGCTGGACTTGGCAGTGACGCCGATCTATGCCGACGTACCGGGTTCGCTGCACCAGGAATCGATCCGCGAGGACGGCCTGTGCGTGGCCGCCAGCCGCAAGCATCCGCTGGCCTCGCGGCGCAAGCTGGCGTTGCGCGATCTGGCCGGCCAGCGCTGGATCCTGCCCATGCAGGGGTCGGTGGCGCGCCAGGCGCTGGAGGCCCGCTATGCCGAGGCGGGCCTGGCGCTGCCGTCGGCGGCGCTGGAGGTGCAGCATTTTTCAGGGGGCGCGCTGGCATTGCTGGCGGGTTCGGACCTGCTGGCGCTCATGCCGCAGAGCGCGCTGGACGGGAACATCGTGGAGCTGCCGGTGACGCTGGGCCGGCCTCTGCGGCGCAGCATGGCGCTGGTCACGCGCCACGGCGCCACCTGGTCGCCGCTGATGCAGGAGTTCCGCGCAGCGGTGCTGGAGGCCGTGGGCTAG
- a CDS encoding arylsulfatase, whose product MDKKPNIVLIVADNLGWGELGCYGGGALRGAPTPHIDRLASEGLLLQNFNVESDCVPTRSALMSGRHPIRTGCLQSVPPGLPQGLARDEITLAQQLSGQGYATAHYGKWHLGDIPGRYPSDRGFDEWYGIPRTTDESQFTSSIGFDPSVADIPHIMQGQAGAPSENVKVYDLETRRGIDAELVDRSIGFMRKQAEASRPFFLYLPLVHLHFPTLPHPDFAGRTGAGDFADSMVEMDHRVGQIVQAVDELNLRDDTVFIFCSDNGPEFRKPYRGTAGPWTGTYHTAMEGSLRVPFMIRWPGKVQPGQVSNEIVHVTDLYTTLSRIGGADIPQDRPIDGIDQTDFFTGASPASLREGFLFYIKNDLRAVKWRDWKLHFYWEPEVNEGKGKLESPYLFNLKQDPKEESDILIFNTWVLGPILKMVQSFNQSCAAHPNTPPGKPDPS is encoded by the coding sequence GTGGACAAGAAGCCCAACATCGTATTGATCGTGGCCGACAACCTGGGATGGGGGGAGCTGGGCTGCTACGGCGGCGGCGCCCTGCGCGGCGCGCCCACCCCCCACATCGACCGGCTGGCCTCCGAAGGGCTGCTGCTGCAGAACTTCAACGTGGAAAGCGACTGCGTGCCCACGCGCTCGGCGCTGATGAGCGGCCGCCACCCTATCCGCACCGGCTGCCTGCAATCCGTCCCTCCCGGCCTGCCGCAAGGGCTGGCGCGGGACGAGATCACCCTGGCCCAGCAGTTGTCGGGCCAGGGCTACGCCACGGCGCATTACGGTAAATGGCACTTGGGCGACATCCCCGGCCGCTATCCGTCCGACCGCGGCTTCGACGAGTGGTACGGCATTCCCCGCACCACCGACGAAAGCCAGTTCACCTCGTCCATCGGCTTCGACCCCTCGGTCGCCGATATTCCGCACATCATGCAGGGCCAGGCCGGCGCACCGTCGGAAAACGTCAAGGTCTACGACCTGGAGACTCGCCGCGGCATCGACGCCGAACTGGTCGACCGGTCCATCGGCTTCATGCGCAAGCAGGCCGAGGCCAGCCGCCCCTTCTTCCTGTACCTGCCGCTGGTGCACCTGCACTTTCCCACCCTGCCGCATCCGGACTTCGCCGGGCGTACCGGCGCCGGCGACTTCGCCGATTCCATGGTGGAAATGGACCATCGCGTCGGCCAGATCGTGCAGGCGGTGGACGAGCTGAATCTGCGCGACGACACCGTGTTCATCTTCTGCAGCGACAACGGCCCGGAATTCCGCAAGCCCTACCGCGGCACCGCCGGCCCCTGGACCGGCACCTACCACACCGCCATGGAAGGCAGCCTGCGCGTACCCTTCATGATCCGCTGGCCCGGCAAGGTGCAGCCCGGCCAGGTCTCCAACGAGATCGTGCACGTCACCGACCTGTACACCACGCTGTCACGCATCGGCGGCGCGGACATTCCGCAGGACCGCCCCATCGACGGCATCGACCAGACCGACTTCTTCACCGGCGCCAGCCCGGCGTCGCTGCGGGAAGGCTTTCTGTTCTACATCAAGAACGACCTGCGCGCGGTCAAATGGCGGGACTGGAAGCTGCACTTCTACTGGGAGCCCGAGGTCAACGAAGGCAAGGGCAAACTGGAGTCGCCGTACCTGTTCAACCTGAAGCAGGACCCCAAGGAAGAAAGCGACATCCTCATCTTCAACACCTGGGTGCTGGGGCCCATCCTGAAAATGGTGCAGTCCTTCAACCAGTCCTGCGCCGCGCATCCGAATACGCCGCCAGGCAAGCCGGACCCGAGCTGA